One segment of Mastomys coucha isolate ucsf_1 unplaced genomic scaffold, UCSF_Mcou_1 pScaffold23, whole genome shotgun sequence DNA contains the following:
- the Ucn2 gene encoding urocortin-2, which produces MMTRWALVVVLVLMLDRILFVPGTPIPTFQLLPQNYPETTPVSVTSKSHSGITTEPSASWSHSKASPYLDTRIILSLDVPIGLLRIILEQARHKAARNQAATNAQILAHVGRR; this is translated from the coding sequence ATGATGACCAGGTGGGCACTGGTGGTGGTCCTGGTCCTGATGTTGGATAGGATCCTATTTGTCCCAGGAACCCCTATCCCCACCTTCCAGCTCCTCCCTCAGAACTATCCAGAGACAACTCCCGTCTCTGTGACTTCAAAGAGCCACTCAGGTATCACCACAGAGCCCTCGGCTTCCTGGAGCCACTCTAAAGCCAGCCCTTACCTGGACACCCGTATCATTCTCTCCCTGGATGTCCCCATTGGCCTCCTACGAATCATACTGGAACAGGCTCGTCACAAGGCTGCCAGGAATCAGGCTGCCACGAATGCCCAAATACTAGCCCATGTTGGCCGCCGCTGA